One window of the Lycorma delicatula isolate Av1 chromosome 3, ASM4794821v1, whole genome shotgun sequence genome contains the following:
- the LOC142321741 gene encoding mitochondrial import inner membrane translocase subunit TIM50-A-like, translating to MYKCIKFKLINSAIFSPFTFNLLCTSFIQNYSNDFQKAIKVLFHMKQCLNQCTKEFNENGEESEKNWITNWMESDWYKYKENKLINNLEYSSFTCDLPLYTSCFRYYSNNFKKDENILSCLKYSTQYKKIEEENLHLTEKRINWVRIKMICLFLSLILCWIFYVFGSPYKDKKGNIIKDEFSELKLPKQYVKRILKGMDSFLNSMNQPVMHKLLPDSETLKYTLQFNNYSFLFKPKYTLVLELTDLLVHADWTYETGWRFKKRPGVDKFLELVALPLFELVVFTIIQNRVACPLLEELDPQRYIVFKLSKTSTELIDGQYVKNLDYLNRDLKKVIVVDWNENSVKLHRNNAIIIPRWTGQDDDRTLVELALFLRTIAYTDVEDVREILKYYTEFDNPVEAYRENNRKLSDKIKTRNN from the coding sequence atgtacAAATGTATTAAATTCAAACTAATCAACAGTGCTATTTTTTCACCATTTACATTTAACTTGCTATGTActtcatttatacaaaattacagtaatgattttcaaaaagcTATCAAAGTTTTATTTCACATGAAACAATGTTTAAATCAGTGTACTAAAGAGTTCAATGAAAATGGAGAAGAGTCAGAGAAAAATTGGATCACAAATTGGATGGAATCAGACtggtataaatataaagaaaacaaattaatcaatAACTTAGAGTATTCATCATTTACATGTGATTTGCCATTATATACTTCTTGCTTTAGATACtattctaacaattttaaaaaagatgaaaatattttaagttgtctAAAATACTCtacacagtataaaaaaattgaagaagaaaatcTACATCTAACAGAAAAACGCATTAATTGGGtgagaataaaaatgatatgtttgtttttaagtttaattttatgttggaTTTTTTATGTCTTTGGTTCtccttataaagataaaaaaggtaaCATAATCAAAGATGAATTTAGTGAACTAAAGTTACCAAAACAATATGTAAAACGAATATTAAAAGGAATGGATTCATTTTTGAATAGTATGAATCAGCCAGTTATGCATAAATTGTTACCAGATtcagaaacattgaaatatacattgcaatttaataattattcatttttatttaaaccaaaatatacaTTGGTATTAGAACTGACTGATTTACTGGTTCATGCAGACTGGACTTATGAAACCGGttggagatttaaaaaaagaccTGGTGTTGATAAGTTTCTTGAACTGGTAGCATTACCATTGTTTGAATTGGTTGTTTTTACTATAATACAAAACAGAGTTGCATGCCCTTTATTAGAAGAACTGGATCCTCAAAGGTATATTGTATTTAAACTTAGTAAAACTTCAACTGAACTCATTGATGGACAGTATGTAAagaatttagattatttaaatcgtgatcttaaaaaagttattgttgtCGATTGGAatgaaaattcagttaaattacaCAGAAATAACGCAATTATAATACCACGCTGGACCGGACAAGATGATGATAGAACTCTTGTTGAACTTGCACTTTTTCTTAGAACAATTGCTTACACTGATGTTGAAGATGTAAGAGAAATTCTTAAGTACTATACTGAATTTGACAATCCGGTTGAAGCATATAGGGAAAACAACAGAAaactttcagataaaataaaaacaagaaataattga